From Gammaproteobacteria bacterium, one genomic window encodes:
- the dut gene encoding dUTP diphosphatase, producing the protein MQTIQLKILDPRIGTEFPLPDYATDGSAGLDLRACIDAPLDLAPGTSELIPTGLAIHIEDPGLAAVLLPRSGLGHKHGIVLGNLVGLIDSDYQGQLYVSCWNRGRESFTIQPGERIAQMVIVPVVRAQFEVVSEFSASQRGAGGFGHTGRT; encoded by the coding sequence ATGCAGACGATTCAGCTTAAGATCCTCGACCCGCGCATCGGCACGGAATTTCCGCTCCCCGACTACGCCACCGACGGCTCTGCCGGCCTGGACCTGCGCGCTTGCATCGACGCGCCGCTCGACCTGGCACCCGGCACCAGCGAGCTCATCCCCACCGGACTGGCGATCCACATCGAGGACCCCGGCCTTGCGGCCGTGCTGTTGCCGCGTTCGGGGCTCGGCCACAAGCACGGCATCGTGCTCGGCAACCTGGTCGGGCTGATCGATTCGGACTACCAGGGCCAGTTGTACGTGTCCTGCTGGAACCGCGGTCGGGAGTCCTTTACCATCCAGCCGGGAGAGCGCATTGCGCAGATGGTCATCGTGCCGGTGGTGCGGGCGCAATTCGAGGTGGTCAGCGAATTTTCTGCCAGTCAGCGCGGCGCCGGTGGCTTCGGGCATACCGGGCGGACCTGA
- a CDS encoding phosphomannomutase/phosphoglucomutase, with translation MIQAALDEPKLPRGYGEVWQVAGSAAPVVLAQRGTRSLRRDQPTVEVAIPGSRWKVAYWAEARGFSDSEQGLWIVAGSGVAIFGLLTVLILRSFARALKQDQVLLLGAVRDARDGRLQADYGLQLKECAQTVAGVRHIFEAETATPVAAAPKAPPGIAAATGAGVFDNLGVDLGTVGVTELQLDPTIFRAYDIRGIVNQGLTPEAVYEIGRAIGSEAQARGQQSVIVARDGRLSGPELQDSLVRGLRASGVHVKDIGMAPTPLLYFATHTLDTRSGVVLTGSHNPAEYNGMKVVLAGETLSGTGIQRLRERIENGELDSGSGGYEEVDVTEAYIEYIHKDVQLARPMKVVVDCGNGVAGELAPLLLDRIGCRVIPLYCDIDGRFPNHHPDPSQPENLDDLIRAVREHNADIGLAFDGDGDRLGVVSSAGEIVWPDRLLMLLAMDVLGRNPGAEIIYDVKCSRHLAKIIRDFGGSPEMWKTGHSFMKARMKETGALLAGEMSGHIFIKERWFGFDDALYAAARLLEVLSNDHRDSSRVFAALPGGVCTPELKLPMAEGDPQRFMDNFLANAQFPDAEVTTIDGLRADFSDGWGLVRASNTMPCLVFRFEGDDQEVLVRIQDQFRQALLATDPSLQLPF, from the coding sequence ATGATCCAGGCGGCGCTGGACGAACCGAAACTGCCACGCGGTTACGGCGAGGTATGGCAGGTGGCCGGGAGCGCCGCGCCTGTGGTGCTCGCCCAGCGTGGCACTCGCAGCCTGCGTCGTGACCAACCCACCGTCGAAGTGGCCATTCCCGGCAGCCGCTGGAAGGTCGCCTACTGGGCGGAGGCACGCGGCTTCAGTGATTCGGAGCAGGGCCTGTGGATCGTCGCCGGCAGTGGGGTTGCCATCTTCGGGCTGCTGACCGTGCTGATCCTGCGGTCGTTCGCACGTGCGCTCAAGCAGGATCAGGTCTTGCTCCTCGGCGCCGTGCGTGATGCGCGCGACGGTCGCCTGCAGGCGGACTACGGCCTGCAACTCAAGGAGTGCGCCCAGACGGTGGCGGGGGTGCGGCACATCTTCGAGGCCGAGACCGCGACACCTGTCGCTGCGGCCCCCAAGGCGCCGCCCGGCATCGCCGCGGCGACGGGTGCCGGGGTCTTCGACAACCTCGGCGTCGACCTTGGCACCGTGGGTGTCACCGAGCTGCAGCTGGACCCGACCATCTTCAGGGCCTACGACATCCGCGGGATCGTCAATCAAGGTCTGACGCCGGAGGCAGTCTATGAAATTGGCCGCGCCATCGGCTCGGAGGCGCAGGCGCGCGGGCAGCAGAGCGTGATCGTCGCGCGCGACGGACGCCTGTCCGGGCCGGAGCTCCAGGACAGCCTGGTGCGCGGATTGCGTGCCAGCGGCGTCCACGTCAAGGACATCGGTATGGCACCCACGCCACTGCTGTATTTCGCCACGCACACCCTGGACACGCGCTCGGGCGTGGTGCTCACCGGCAGCCACAATCCGGCGGAGTACAACGGCATGAAGGTGGTGCTGGCCGGCGAGACCCTCAGCGGCACCGGCATCCAGAGGCTGCGTGAACGCATCGAGAACGGCGAGCTCGACAGCGGTAGCGGCGGCTACGAGGAGGTCGACGTCACCGAGGCGTACATCGAGTATATCCATAAAGATGTGCAGCTCGCGCGACCGATGAAGGTAGTCGTCGATTGCGGCAACGGTGTCGCTGGCGAACTCGCGCCGCTGCTGCTGGACCGCATCGGCTGCCGGGTCATCCCGCTGTACTGCGACATCGACGGCCGCTTCCCGAACCACCACCCCGACCCCAGCCAGCCGGAGAATCTCGACGACCTGATCCGTGCGGTACGGGAGCACAATGCGGACATCGGCCTGGCCTTCGATGGTGATGGCGATCGCCTGGGCGTGGTCTCGTCCGCAGGTGAGATCGTCTGGCCGGACCGGCTGCTGATGTTGCTCGCCATGGATGTCCTGGGGCGCAATCCGGGTGCCGAGATCATCTATGACGTGAAATGTTCACGGCATCTGGCCAAGATCATCCGCGACTTCGGCGGCAGTCCGGAGATGTGGAAGACCGGCCATTCGTTCATGAAGGCCCGCATGAAAGAGACCGGTGCGCTGCTGGCGGGCGAGATGAGTGGACACATCTTCATCAAGGAGCGCTGGTTCGGCTTCGACGACGCACTCTATGCGGCCGCGCGCCTGCTGGAAGTACTCTCCAACGACCATCGCGATTCCAGCCGGGTGTTCGCCGCCCTGCCCGGTGGCGTGTGCACGCCCGAGTTGAAGCTGCCGATGGCCGAGGGTGACCCGCAGCGGTTCATGGACAATTTCCTCGCTAACGCTCAATTTCCTGACGCCGAGGTGACGACCATCGACGGCCTGCGTGCCGATTTCTCCGACGGCTGGGGTCTGGTGCGTGCCTCGAATACGATGCCCTGTCTGGTGTTCCGCTTCGAGGGCGACGATCAGGAGGTGCTGGTGCGTATCCAGGACCAGTTCCGCCAGGCGCTACTCGCCACCGACCCGAGCCTCCAACTACCGTTCTGA